From the genome of Devriesea agamarum, one region includes:
- the rpmB gene encoding 50S ribosomal protein L28, with protein MASRCQVTGAEPSFGKNVSHSNRRTSRRFEPNIHKKTYYVPSLGRRVRLTVSARGIKTIDKRGIDAVVAEIQARGEKV; from the coding sequence ATGGCCTCACGTTGTCAAGTCACGGGAGCTGAGCCCAGTTTCGGCAAGAACGTCTCCCACTCGAACCGGCGCACCTCGCGCCGGTTCGAGCCAAATATTCACAAGAAGACCTATTACGTTCCGTCGCTCGGACGCCGGGTCCGCCTCACCGTCTCCGCTCGCGGTATCAAGACCATCGACAAGCGTGGAATCGACGCTGTGGTGGCCGAGATCCAGGCGCGCGGCGAGAAGGTATGA
- the rpmG gene encoding 50S ribosomal protein L33, with protein MAKKSTDIRPIIKLRSTAGTGYTYYTTKNRRNTPDRLTIRKYDPQVRKVVEFREER; from the coding sequence ATGGCTAAGAAAAGCACCGATATTCGGCCCATTATCAAGCTGCGTTCCACCGCGGGTACCGGATACACCTACTACACGACAAAAAACCGACGGAACACGCCCGACCGGCTCACGATCCGCAAGTACGATCCGCAGGTGCGCAAGGTCGTCGAGTTCCGCGAGGAGCGCTAA